Proteins from a genomic interval of Aureimonas sp. AU20:
- a CDS encoding LacI family DNA-binding transcriptional regulator, translated as MRSPTLHDVARSAGVSYSTADRVLNGRGGVAEKSALRVRHAIEALGYVRDIHAANLSRRRSYRFRFFLPRGDHGFFSVLRETLEREAGARAAERLDVTCRDVPALDAKALAEELSRIEAGDCDCAAVVGADSPYLTAAIARLRSIGVPVVTLVSDTADEVRSLYVGINNRMAGRTAGRLMRMAHRARAGRILIVLGSLSARDHRDRLEGAREIMQAPGSKLDLLPPIEVRDRPETMRERLGEALRQDSGITGLYSIGAGNRALVGLFEGLEGPRPFAVLHELTPLSRAALEGDLIDAVIDQKPAEEIARALDAMRAIADGRPPPPTDIVPTIYLKDNLPGAGRGGNLPGTGRGAICPAPAGRRLGQAT; from the coding sequence ATGCGAAGCCCCACGTTGCACGACGTGGCGCGCAGCGCTGGTGTCAGCTATTCGACCGCCGACCGCGTTCTGAATGGACGTGGCGGTGTGGCGGAGAAGTCTGCCCTGCGCGTCCGGCACGCCATCGAGGCGCTCGGCTATGTCCGGGACATCCATGCCGCGAATCTGTCGCGCCGGCGCAGCTATCGCTTCCGTTTCTTCCTGCCGCGCGGCGACCATGGCTTCTTCTCCGTGCTGCGCGAGACGCTGGAGCGCGAGGCCGGCGCCCGCGCCGCCGAGCGGCTCGACGTCACCTGCCGCGACGTGCCGGCGCTGGACGCCAAGGCCCTGGCCGAGGAGCTGAGCCGTATCGAGGCGGGGGACTGCGACTGCGCCGCCGTGGTCGGCGCCGATTCGCCCTATCTGACGGCCGCGATCGCGCGGCTCCGGTCCATCGGCGTTCCCGTGGTCACGCTGGTTTCCGACACGGCGGACGAGGTTCGCAGCCTTTATGTCGGCATCAACAACCGCATGGCCGGGCGCACCGCCGGCCGGCTGATGCGCATGGCCCACCGCGCTAGGGCGGGCCGCATCCTCATCGTTCTCGGATCGCTCAGTGCGCGGGACCATCGCGACCGGCTGGAGGGCGCGCGCGAGATCATGCAGGCGCCCGGCTCGAAGCTCGACCTCCTGCCGCCGATCGAGGTGCGGGACCGGCCCGAAACCATGCGCGAGCGCCTGGGAGAGGCGCTGCGGCAGGATTCGGGGATCACCGGCCTCTACTCGATCGGCGCCGGCAACCGCGCCCTGGTCGGGCTGTTCGAGGGGCTGGAGGGGCCGCGCCCCTTCGCCGTGCTGCACGAGCTGACGCCGCTCAGCCGCGCCGCACTGGAGGGCGACCTGATCGACGCGGTGATCGACCAGAAGCCGGCCGAGGAGATCGCCCGCGCGCTGGACGCCATGCGCGCCATCGCGGACGGCCGGCCGCCGCCGCCGACCGACATCGTGCCCACGATCTATCTCAAGGATAATCTTCCCGGCGCCGGCCGGGGGGGTAATCTTCCCGGCACCGGCCGGGGGGCAATCTGCCCGGCGCCGGCCGGCCGGCGTCTTGGGCAAGCGACTTAA
- a CDS encoding sugar phosphate isomerase/epimerase family protein: MKTIKGPGLFLAQFAGDAAPFNSWDAITKWAADCGYAGVQVPTWDARLIDLAKAAKSRDYCDEFKGVARQNGVDVTELSTHLQGQLVAVHPAYDEAFDGFAAPAVRGNPKARQEWAVEQVKQALTASRNMGIDAHATFSGALAWPFVYPWPQRPAGLVETAFDELARRWRPLLDHAEECGVDVCYEIHPGEDLHDGDSYEMFWERTGRHARACMLYDPSHYVLQCLDYLDHIDIYKDRIRMFHVKDAEFNPTGRKGVYGGFQPWINRAGRFRSPGDGQVDFGAIFSKMAANDFSGWAVVEWECCLKHPEDGAREGAAFVRDHIIRVTERAFDDFAGGGTDEVANRRMLGIS, encoded by the coding sequence ATGAAGACGATCAAGGGGCCGGGGCTTTTCCTGGCGCAGTTCGCGGGCGATGCGGCGCCCTTCAACTCCTGGGACGCGATCACCAAATGGGCGGCCGACTGCGGCTATGCCGGCGTGCAGGTGCCGACCTGGGACGCAAGGCTGATCGACCTCGCGAAGGCCGCCAAAAGCCGCGACTATTGCGACGAGTTCAAGGGTGTCGCGCGCCAGAACGGCGTCGATGTCACCGAACTCTCCACCCATCTTCAGGGCCAGCTCGTCGCCGTCCACCCCGCCTATGACGAGGCCTTCGACGGTTTCGCCGCGCCCGCCGTGCGCGGCAATCCCAAGGCCCGGCAGGAATGGGCCGTCGAACAGGTGAAGCAGGCGCTGACCGCCTCGCGCAACATGGGGATCGACGCGCACGCGACCTTCTCCGGCGCGCTCGCCTGGCCCTTCGTCTACCCTTGGCCGCAGCGCCCGGCGGGCCTCGTGGAAACCGCCTTCGACGAGCTCGCCCGCCGCTGGCGGCCGCTCCTCGACCATGCCGAGGAATGCGGCGTGGACGTCTGCTACGAGATCCATCCCGGCGAGGATCTGCACGACGGCGACAGCTACGAGATGTTCTGGGAGCGCACCGGCCGGCACGCGCGGGCCTGCATGCTTTACGACCCCTCGCACTACGTGCTGCAGTGCCTGGACTATCTCGACCATATCGACATCTACAAGGATCGTATCCGGATGTTCCACGTGAAGGACGCCGAGTTCAATCCGACCGGGAGGAAGGGCGTCTATGGCGGCTTCCAGCCCTGGATCAACCGCGCCGGCCGCTTCCGCAGTCCGGGCGACGGACAGGTCGATTTCGGCGCGATCTTCTCCAAGATGGCAGCCAACGACTTTTCCGGCTGGGCCGTGGTGGAATGGGAATGCTGCCTGAAGCATCCCGAGGACGGCGCGCGCGAGGGCGCGGCCTTCGTGCGCGACCACATCATCCGTGTCACCGAGCGGGCCTTCGACGATTTCGCCGGCGGGGGCACCGATGAGGTCGCCAACCGTCGCATGCTGGGGATTTCGTGA
- a CDS encoding Gfo/Idh/MocA family protein: MAPRIRLGMVGGGKDAFIGAVHRIAARIDGEFELVAGALSSTPERSRESGLALGLDPERCYAGFEEMAEAEAARPDGIEAVSIVTPNHVHGAAAAAFLKRGIHVICDKPLTATMAQAAELEEAVRASKALFLLTHNYTGYPLIRQAREMVASGALGQLRIVQVEYAQDWLTEASEGTGTNKQAEWRTDPERSGAGGSIGDIGTHAHNLACFVTGLKVERLSADLQSFVPGRRVDDNAHILLRFEGGVRGMLWCSQVAVGCENALRLRVFGDKGGLEWAQEEPNHMWFTRFGEPKQLLTRRGAGASEAANAVSRTPGGHPEGYLEGFANLYVGAASAIRAAGEGRRDPVLDVLPGLEAGLSGMRFIDACVRSSGGDAAWVTL; encoded by the coding sequence ATGGCGCCGCGCATCAGGCTGGGAATGGTCGGCGGCGGCAAGGACGCCTTTATCGGCGCGGTCCACCGCATCGCCGCGCGCATCGACGGCGAGTTCGAGCTGGTGGCGGGCGCCCTGTCCTCCACCCCCGAGCGCTCGCGCGAGAGCGGCCTGGCGCTGGGGCTCGACCCCGAGCGCTGCTATGCCGGCTTCGAGGAAATGGCGGAGGCGGAGGCCGCGCGCCCCGACGGGATCGAAGCGGTGTCGATCGTCACGCCGAACCATGTCCACGGCGCGGCGGCGGCGGCGTTTCTCAAACGCGGCATCCATGTGATCTGCGACAAGCCGCTGACCGCCACCATGGCCCAGGCGGCCGAGCTTGAAGAGGCGGTGCGCGCTTCCAAAGCCCTGTTCCTCCTCACCCACAACTACACCGGCTATCCCCTGATCCGGCAGGCGCGCGAGATGGTGGCCTCGGGCGCGCTCGGCCAGCTGCGCATCGTGCAGGTCGAATACGCGCAGGACTGGCTCACCGAGGCGAGCGAGGGAACAGGCACCAACAAGCAGGCGGAATGGCGCACCGACCCCGAGCGCTCGGGCGCCGGCGGCTCGATCGGCGACATCGGCACCCATGCCCACAATCTCGCCTGCTTCGTCACCGGCCTGAAGGTCGAGCGCCTGTCGGCCGACCTGCAGAGCTTCGTGCCCGGCCGGCGCGTGGACGACAACGCCCATATCCTCCTGCGCTTCGAGGGCGGGGTGCGGGGCATGCTCTGGTGCAGCCAGGTCGCGGTCGGCTGCGAGAACGCGCTGCGGCTGCGCGTCTTCGGCGACAAGGGCGGCCTGGAATGGGCGCAGGAGGAGCCGAACCACATGTGGTTCACCCGCTTCGGCGAGCCCAAGCAGCTGCTGACCCGGCGCGGCGCGGGCGCGTCGGAGGCGGCCAACGCCGTCAGCCGCACGCCGGGCGGCCATCCCGAAGGCTATCTGGAAGGCTTCGCCAACCTTTATGTCGGCGCGGCGAGCGCCATTCGCGCGGCGGGCGAAGGGCGGCGCGATCCCGTGCTGGACGTGCTTCCGGGTCTCGAAGCCGGCTTGTCCGGCATGCGCTTCATCGACGCCTGTGTGCGCTCCTCGGGCGGGGATGCGGCATGGGTCACGCTCTAG
- a CDS encoding sugar ABC transporter ATP-binding protein — protein MGHALAPPVLELKRVGRSFGPIQVLHGVDIQLRPGRVHALIGENGAGKSTMMKILAGYQPATSGEVRLDGQPVTFAGMDEAERLGISMIHQEFNLADQLTVEQNIFLGRELKRGWLLDKPAMRKRARELLDRLECRAGTDRVVSTLSNSDKQMVEISKAMLRETRVLVMDEPTAVLTRAETAILLRQVRALREAGTAVLFTSHKLDEVEEIADDLTIMRDGRVVWSGPAGEMDQHAMANAMVGREMSDLFPPKTGQPGEVVLSVRDFAVPGFSQDISFTLRRGEILGVAGLIGSGRTETFEGLCGLRPARGAVEVFGRPARIEQPWAAQVLGLCYLTEDRKSRGLLLRKGMRENLTLQALSRFDRGLIDTGAEERALTEAIRDFDIRGHRGALVGNLSGGNQQKLLFAKVLLAEPRILVIDEPTRGIDIGTKQQMYGFIRRLASEGRAIVVISSEMQEVIGLADRILVMRHGRITGELGADATEDAIVKLAMGVAPLRTEGETTA, from the coding sequence ATGGGTCACGCTCTAGCCCCCCCGGTTCTGGAGCTGAAAAGGGTCGGCCGAAGCTTCGGGCCGATCCAGGTCCTGCACGGCGTCGATATCCAGCTTCGGCCCGGCCGGGTCCATGCGCTGATCGGCGAGAACGGCGCCGGCAAGTCCACGATGATGAAGATCCTGGCGGGCTACCAGCCCGCCACCAGCGGCGAGGTTCGGCTGGACGGCCAGCCCGTCACCTTCGCGGGGATGGACGAGGCCGAGCGGCTGGGCATCTCGATGATCCACCAGGAGTTCAACCTCGCCGACCAGCTCACCGTCGAGCAGAACATCTTTCTCGGCCGCGAGTTGAAGCGCGGCTGGCTGCTCGACAAGCCGGCCATGCGAAAGCGCGCCCGCGAACTTCTCGACCGGCTGGAATGCCGCGCCGGCACCGACCGCGTGGTCTCCACGCTTTCCAATTCCGACAAGCAGATGGTGGAAATCTCCAAGGCCATGCTGCGCGAGACGCGGGTTCTCGTCATGGACGAGCCGACCGCCGTGCTCACGAGAGCCGAGACGGCGATCCTCCTGCGCCAGGTGCGGGCGCTGCGCGAGGCGGGAACCGCCGTGCTCTTCACCTCGCACAAGCTGGACGAGGTGGAGGAGATCGCCGACGATCTCACCATCATGCGCGACGGGCGCGTGGTCTGGAGCGGGCCGGCCGGCGAGATGGACCAGCACGCCATGGCCAACGCCATGGTCGGGCGCGAGATGTCGGACCTCTTCCCGCCCAAGACCGGGCAGCCGGGCGAGGTGGTCCTCTCAGTGCGAGACTTCGCCGTGCCCGGCTTTTCCCAGGACATCTCCTTCACCCTGCGCCGGGGCGAGATTCTGGGCGTCGCCGGGCTGATCGGCTCGGGCCGCACCGAGACCTTCGAGGGGCTCTGCGGACTTCGCCCGGCGCGCGGCGCGGTGGAGGTCTTCGGCCGCCCGGCGCGGATCGAGCAGCCCTGGGCCGCCCAGGTGCTCGGCCTCTGCTATCTCACGGAGGACCGCAAGTCGCGCGGCCTCCTCCTGCGCAAGGGCATGCGCGAGAACCTGACGCTCCAGGCCCTGTCGCGCTTCGACCGGGGGCTGATCGACACCGGGGCCGAGGAGCGGGCGCTGACGGAAGCCATCCGGGATTTCGACATTCGCGGCCATCGCGGCGCGCTGGTCGGCAATCTCTCGGGCGGCAACCAGCAGAAGCTGCTCTTCGCCAAGGTGCTGCTCGCCGAGCCGCGCATCCTCGTCATCGACGAGCCGACGCGCGGCATCGACATCGGCACCAAGCAGCAGATGTACGGCTTCATCCGCCGGCTCGCCTCGGAGGGACGGGCCATCGTGGTGATCTCGTCGGAAATGCAGGAGGTGATCGGGCTGGCGGATCGCATCCTGGTGATGCGCCACGGCCGGATCACCGGCGAACTCGGGGCGGACGCCACCGAGGACGCCATCGTCAAGCTGGCCATGGGCGTCGCGCCCCTGCGCACCGAGGGGGAGACCACCGCATGA
- a CDS encoding ABC transporter permease, which produces MSETTAKAPRRIAMSVVGPILALILLVVAGALMNPNFLAFDNVTNVLARSAFIGIIAVGMTFVITAGGLDLSVGSMAAFIAGLMILVMNKALPGLGVGVPIVLLGMGVALLAGLAAGLLNGLLITKLGIEAFIVTLGSMGIYRSLVTWLANGGTLSLDFSLRSFYQPVYYGGVFGITWPIIVFAVVVVVGEVVMRSTAFGRHCAAIGSNDQVARYSSVRVARVRLATYAALGLLVGVATIMYVPRLGSASSATGLLWELEAIAAVIIGGTVLKGGFGRVWGTVIGVLILSLIGNLLNLTDFVSPYLNGAIQGAIIVLAVVLQREGKAGA; this is translated from the coding sequence ATGAGCGAGACCACAGCCAAGGCGCCGCGCCGCATCGCCATGAGCGTGGTCGGCCCGATCCTGGCGCTGATCCTCCTGGTGGTCGCCGGCGCCCTGATGAACCCGAACTTCCTCGCCTTCGACAATGTCACCAACGTCCTGGCGCGCTCGGCGTTCATCGGCATCATCGCGGTCGGCATGACCTTCGTCATCACCGCCGGCGGGCTCGACCTCTCGGTCGGCTCCATGGCGGCCTTCATCGCCGGGCTGATGATCCTCGTCATGAACAAGGCGCTGCCGGGGCTCGGCGTCGGCGTGCCCATCGTGCTTCTCGGCATGGGCGTGGCGCTGCTCGCGGGGCTCGCCGCCGGCCTTCTCAACGGGCTCCTCATCACCAAGCTCGGCATCGAGGCCTTCATCGTCACGCTCGGCTCGATGGGCATCTATCGAAGCCTCGTCACCTGGCTCGCCAATGGCGGCACGCTGTCGCTCGACTTCAGCCTGCGCTCCTTCTACCAGCCGGTCTATTACGGCGGGGTGTTCGGCATCACCTGGCCGATCATCGTCTTCGCGGTGGTGGTGGTCGTGGGCGAGGTCGTCATGCGCTCCACCGCCTTCGGTCGGCACTGCGCGGCGATCGGCTCCAACGACCAGGTGGCGCGCTATTCCTCGGTGCGGGTGGCCCGCGTGCGGCTCGCGACCTACGCGGCGCTCGGCCTGCTCGTGGGCGTCGCCACCATCATGTACGTGCCGCGCCTCGGCTCGGCCTCGTCCGCCACCGGCCTTCTCTGGGAGCTGGAGGCGATCGCCGCCGTGATCATCGGCGGCACGGTGCTGAAGGGCGGCTTCGGCCGGGTCTGGGGCACGGTGATCGGCGTCCTGATCCTGTCGCTGATCGGCAATCTCCTTAATCTCACGGACTTCGTCTCGCCCTATCTGAACGGCGCGATCCAGGGCGCCATCATCGTTCTCGCTGTGGTGCTGCAGCGTGAAGGCAAAGCCGGCGCATAA
- a CDS encoding ABC transporter substrate-binding protein produces the protein MKHLLPALALTLALSVPAWAQDAAKKVVGVSIPAATHGWAGGMNYFAQSAIERLKTTYPQLDFVLATASDPAKQVNDIEDMLATRKINALVVLPFESEPLTGPVQNVKASGAWVTVVDRGLSVEGIENLYVAGDNPGFGRVSGEYMASKLPSGGKVVVLRGIPTTIDNERVAGFQKAVEGKNIEILGMEHGNWNRDTAFTVMQDFLSKYPKIDAVWASDDDMAVGVLAAIEAAGRKDVQFVLGGAGMKEMIKRAMDGDKMVPANVTYPPSMIATAIEVTAVGLVSPTPVSGKFIIGSTLVTSENAKDFYFPDSPF, from the coding sequence ATGAAACATCTCTTGCCCGCATTGGCGCTCACCCTTGCCCTGTCCGTGCCCGCCTGGGCGCAGGACGCGGCCAAGAAGGTGGTCGGCGTCTCCATTCCCGCCGCGACCCATGGCTGGGCCGGCGGCATGAACTATTTCGCGCAGTCCGCCATCGAGCGGCTGAAGACCACCTATCCCCAGCTCGACTTCGTGCTGGCCACCGCCTCCGACCCCGCCAAGCAGGTCAACGACATCGAGGACATGCTCGCCACGCGCAAGATCAACGCGCTGGTGGTGCTGCCCTTTGAGTCCGAGCCGCTGACCGGCCCGGTGCAGAACGTCAAGGCGTCCGGCGCCTGGGTCACGGTGGTGGATCGCGGCCTGTCGGTGGAGGGGATCGAGAACCTCTATGTCGCCGGCGACAATCCCGGCTTTGGCCGTGTGTCGGGCGAATACATGGCCTCGAAACTGCCGAGCGGCGGCAAGGTCGTCGTGCTGCGCGGCATTCCGACCACGATCGACAACGAGCGCGTGGCGGGCTTCCAGAAGGCCGTCGAGGGCAAGAACATCGAAATCCTCGGCATGGAGCACGGCAACTGGAACCGCGACACCGCCTTCACGGTGATGCAGGACTTCCTGTCGAAATATCCCAAGATCGACGCGGTCTGGGCGTCCGACGACGACATGGCCGTCGGCGTCCTGGCCGCGATCGAGGCCGCCGGGCGCAAGGACGTCCAGTTCGTGCTGGGCGGCGCCGGCATGAAGGAGATGATCAAGCGCGCCATGGACGGCGACAAGATGGTCCCGGCCAACGTGACCTACCCGCCCTCGATGATCGCGACCGCGATCGAGGTCACGGCGGTCGGCCTCGTCTCGCCCACGCCCGTGTCCGGCAAGTTCATCATCGGCTCGACCCTCGTCACCTCGGAGAACGCCAAGGACTTCTACTTCCCCGACAGCCCGTTCTGA